The Listeria welshimeri serovar 6b str. SLCC5334 genome has a window encoding:
- a CDS encoding KH domain-containing protein, with protein MEELILSIVKPLVDHPEDVVITPEETDTSLTYKLSVSKEDMGRVIGKQGRIAKAIRTLVYAVGSKNDKKIRLEIIE; from the coding sequence ATGGAAGAACTCATTCTCTCAATCGTGAAACCCCTTGTTGACCACCCGGAAGACGTTGTTATCACGCCAGAAGAAACGGATACATCGTTAACCTACAAATTGTCTGTCAGTAAAGAAGACATGGGACGCGTGATTGGTAAGCAAGGTCGTATTGCGAAAGCGATTCGTACTCTTGTCTATGCAGTTGGCTCCAAAAACGATAAGAAGATTCGTCTTGAAATTATCGAATAA
- the rpsP gene encoding 30S ribosomal protein S16 has protein sequence MAVKIRLKRIGSKKKPFYRIVVADSRFPRDGRSIETIGTYNPLLDPVEVKIDEEATLKWMHNGAKPSDTVRNLLSREGIMEKFHNQKLGK, from the coding sequence ATGGCAGTTAAAATTCGTTTAAAACGTATTGGTTCTAAAAAGAAACCTTTCTACCGTATTGTAGTCGCTGATTCTCGTTTCCCACGTGATGGCCGTTCAATCGAAACTATTGGTACTTATAATCCATTACTAGATCCGGTTGAAGTGAAAATCGACGAAGAAGCAACTTTGAAATGGATGCATAATGGTGCGAAACCATCTGATACAGTTCGCAATCTTCTTAGCCGCGAAGGTATCATGGAAAAATTCCATAACCAAAAATTAGGTAAATAA
- a CDS encoding Lmo1799 family Asp-Ala repeat surface protein: MKKKNVDYKRRLDQKRAQKAKLIAALITTTTMMVAPVTVNYDSFNHKFALSGVQADAATIDLLGNSNLNTQYANGKLVITLSGNQLVSASAVSTYYPYFELPTELSSILSNPNIRANTKIDYKIAYLGVGNIGLFNQGTVNGSSSSNFFIDPSRNALGAKVNHLLGVGVGSVSTFTLTIDLLALGVTALPSANDGKLDFAARTGDGLLDVDLLNSNAARGFITTDVGDADADADADADADADADADADADADADADADADADADADADADADADADADADADADADADADADADADADADADADADADADADADADADADADADADADADADADADADADADADADADADADADADADADADADADADADADADADADADADADADADADADADADADADADADADADADADADADADADADADADADADADADADADADADADADADADADADADADADADADADADADADADADADADADADADADADADADADADADADADADADADADADADADADADADADADADADADVDIDWRDFLVEKPTVNPIYEGTKTITGKSNYRNLNMNTLLKSLQADAPAGTVFYINLTLPDGTVIGNVLINADGTYKVNIPNYNLKAGDVIRVQVSAKYGEEVKTSDAVSVTVLPLVDSDADADADADADADADADADADADADADGGVSSSPNNGGTTGTTGTSNGGTQVSTANMSANGGGTMLASGYNADGSVSTLSSNDLPSTGDTSSSLPWVGLGLFSIAGAFLLRLFRK; this comes from the coding sequence ATGAAAAAAAAGAATGTAGATTATAAAAGAAGATTGGATCAAAAGCGAGCGCAAAAGGCGAAATTAATTGCTGCCTTAATTACAACAACAACCATGATGGTAGCACCTGTCACTGTGAATTATGATTCTTTTAATCACAAATTTGCACTTAGTGGGGTTCAAGCGGATGCCGCAACCATTGATTTACTAGGAAATTCCAATTTGAATACTCAATATGCAAACGGGAAATTAGTGATTACATTATCTGGGAATCAATTAGTTAGTGCTAGTGCAGTATCTACTTACTATCCATATTTTGAATTACCAACAGAGCTATCTTCTATTCTGAGTAATCCTAATATTAGAGCAAATACAAAAATCGATTATAAAATTGCTTATCTAGGAGTAGGGAATATTGGATTATTCAATCAAGGGACTGTAAATGGGAGCAGTTCAAGTAATTTCTTTATTGATCCAAGCAGAAATGCATTGGGAGCAAAAGTAAACCACCTGCTTGGAGTTGGGGTAGGAAGTGTATCTACCTTTACATTAACAATTGACTTATTAGCTCTTGGTGTTACTGCGCTTCCTAGTGCAAATGATGGGAAATTAGATTTTGCTGCTAGAACTGGTGATGGATTATTAGATGTGGATTTGTTGAATAGTAATGCGGCTCGAGGGTTTATAACGACGGATGTTGGGGATGCGGATGCGGATGCAGATGCGGATGCTGACGCCGATGCGGATGCGGATGCTGATGCTGACGCTGATGCTGATGCTGACGCTGATGCAGATGCTGACGCTGACGCTGACGCCGATGCCGATGCTGACGCGGATGCGGATGCTGACGCCGATGCGGACGCTGATGCCGATGCTGACGCGGATGCGGATGCGGATGCGGACGCTGATGCTGACGCCGACGCTGATGCTGACGCTGATGCCGATGCCGATGCGGATGCGGATGCCGATGCCGATGCGGATGCTGATGCTGACGCTGATGCGGATGCCGACGCTGATGCTGATGCCGATGCGGACGCCGATGCCGATGCGGATGCTGACGCCGATGCGGATGCCGACGCTGATGCCGATGCTGACGCTGATGCGGATGCGGATGCTGATGCCGATGCTGACGCCGATGCCGATGCGGATGCCGACGCCGACGCCGATGCGGATGCTGACGCCGATGCGGATGCCGACGCTGATGCCGATGCTGACGCTGATGCCGATGCGGATGCTGACGCTGACGCTGATGCGGATGCCGATGCCGATGCTGACGCTGATGCCGATGCTGACGCCGATGCGGATGCCGACGCGGATGCGGACGCTGATGCGGATGCCGATGCTGATGCTGACGCTGATGCCGATGCTGATGCTGACGCCGATGCGGACGCTGATGCCGATGCTGACGCTGATGCGGATGCGGATGCGGATGCTGACGCCGACGCTGATGCGGATGCTGATGCCGATGCGGACGCTGACGCCGACGCTGATGCAGATGCCGACGCTGACGCCGATGCTGACGCTGATGCTGATGCGGATGCCGACGCGGATGCGGACGCTGATGCGGATGCGGATGCTGACGCCGATGCGGATGCTGACGCCGATGCTGATGCTGATGCCGACGTAGATATCGACTGGAGAGATTTCCTAGTTGAAAAACCAACAGTAAATCCAATTTATGAAGGAACAAAAACTATTACTGGTAAATCCAATTATAGAAATCTTAATATGAACACTCTTTTAAAATCATTACAAGCAGATGCTCCAGCTGGAACAGTTTTCTATATTAATTTGACGCTTCCAGATGGAACTGTGATTGGCAATGTATTAATCAATGCAGACGGAACCTATAAAGTAAATATTCCTAATTATAATTTAAAAGCTGGAGATGTGATTCGTGTTCAAGTATCAGCTAAGTATGGTGAAGAAGTAAAAACAAGTGATGCAGTTTCAGTAACTGTATTACCTCTAGTAGATTCAGATGCCGATGCCGATGCTGACGCGGATGCTGACGCCGATGCTGATGCGGATGCGGATGCTGACGCCGATGCCGACGCAGATGGTGGAGTATCAAGTAGTCCGAACAATGGTGGAACAACCGGAACAACTGGGACCTCGAATGGTGGGACTCAAGTTTCTACAGCAAATATGAGTGCAAATGGAGGAGGAACTATGCTTGCATCAGGTTATAACGCTGATGGTAGTGTATCGACCTTATCCTCAAACGATCTTCCTTCAACAGGCGATACAAGTAGTAGTCTTCCTTGGGTTGGACTAGGGCTCTTCTCAATAGCTGGCGCGTTTTTATTACGTCTTTTCCGTAAATAA
- the lipA gene encoding tyrosine/lipid phosphatase LipA: protein MKKWVKVTGAGVLSATLLLGGCGSQSEDKAEANVKTEKTLQPGNQIKLQGAVNVRDLGGYKTTDGLTIKPHKLIRSAELEALSDSDKKKLINTYKLSHIVDFRTNTEVKTKPDPELKGVKYTHDSVMKDNGASTSTQDLTASLAKMDNPETFLINANKSFVTDDTSIQAYKDFFNVLLENKDGSVLWHCTAGKDRAGFGTALVLSALGVDKNTVIEDYMLSNKYRAAENEKAIQAVAAKTNNKKVIEGMTAVMEVRESYINAAFDEINTKYGSMDHFLEQKLDLTESKKEQLKKIYLY from the coding sequence ATGAAGAAGTGGGTTAAAGTAACAGGAGCAGGGGTTTTAAGTGCAACATTATTACTTGGGGGATGTGGTAGTCAGTCAGAAGATAAAGCAGAAGCGAATGTTAAAACCGAAAAAACGCTCCAACCTGGTAACCAAATAAAACTACAAGGAGCTGTTAATGTCCGTGATTTAGGTGGTTATAAAACGACAGACGGCTTAACAATTAAACCACACAAATTAATTAGAAGCGCTGAGCTTGAAGCGTTAAGTGATTCCGATAAGAAAAAACTCATCAATACTTATAAACTTTCCCATATAGTTGATTTTAGAACCAATACAGAAGTAAAAACCAAACCAGATCCAGAGCTTAAGGGTGTCAAGTACACACATGATTCTGTGATGAAAGATAATGGTGCGTCAACAAGTACACAAGATTTAACAGCAAGTTTAGCGAAAATGGATAATCCAGAAACCTTTTTAATTAATGCTAATAAAAGTTTTGTGACAGATGATACTTCCATTCAAGCATACAAAGATTTTTTTAATGTACTATTAGAAAATAAAGATGGCTCTGTTCTCTGGCACTGTACCGCGGGAAAAGACCGAGCGGGATTTGGAACAGCACTCGTACTCTCGGCATTAGGTGTAGATAAAAATACTGTAATTGAGGATTATATGTTATCAAATAAATACCGTGCAGCCGAAAACGAAAAAGCAATCCAAGCAGTTGCTGCTAAAACTAATAACAAAAAAGTTATCGAAGGAATGACAGCAGTAATGGAAGTTCGTGAATCTTATATCAATGCAGCTTTTGATGAAATTAATACTAAATATGGTTCGATGGATCATTTTTTAGAACAAAAACTTGATTTAACTGAAAGCAAAAAAGAACAACTAAAAAAAATATATCTTTACTAA